In Maniola jurtina chromosome 2, ilManJurt1.1, whole genome shotgun sequence, the following proteins share a genomic window:
- the LOC123874206 gene encoding uncharacterized protein LOC123874206, producing the protein MTSVKLLVPRPLETIRVQCKRRVRVEHTRTLMEDKRCATCEALGRRSLSSKLLQVAMAQAHMKTCSHHAPPVGADHVHDSDLASRALAAKRRKSIAGLKLSLPPEMYQKTSSSEQVRSNNTRRNTWCS; encoded by the coding sequence ATGACATCAGTTAAGCTACTCGTACCACGTCCGCTGGAAACAATACGCGTTCAGTGCAAACGGCGTGTCCGAGTCGAGCACACGAGGACCTTGATGGAGGACAAACGGTGTGCGACCTGTGAAGCTCTAGGGCGGCGCAGTCTCTCCAGCAAGCTGCTGCAGGTGGCGATGGCGCAAGCGCATATGAAGACTTGCTCTCACCATGCGCCGCCCGTAGGTGCAGACCACGTTCACGACTCCGATCTCGCATCTCGAGCTCTGGCTGCGAAACGACGAAAGTCAATAGCGGGACTCAAGTTGAGCTTACCACCGGAAATGTATCAAAAGACTTCGTCATCCGAGCAAGTTCGATCCAATAATACTCGCAGAAACACTTGGTGCTCGTAA